A DNA window from candidate division KSB1 bacterium contains the following coding sequences:
- a CDS encoding inorganic diphosphatase yields the protein MINYFQRSMLHFSGLVVIVFVFNFSCKTNEDFQPKNDSGSYVIKGKKNYLNGYPAINPDGSVNVVVEIPAGSRDKWEVAKDEGDLRWEFSDGKPRVVNYLAYPGNYGMIPQTLLPKNLGGDGDPLDVIILGSAISRGDVVTAKIIGVLKLLDDGEQDDKLIAVRPIDQLGAVNNLSELKNKYPGITDILETWFTHYKGKGRIQSLGFDDVDKAKEILNEAAKAYQMVLSSK from the coding sequence ATGATTAACTATTTTCAAAGATCCATGCTCCATTTTTCCGGTCTGGTTGTAATTGTTTTTGTTTTTAATTTTAGCTGCAAAACAAATGAAGATTTTCAACCAAAAAATGATTCAGGTTCTTATGTTATAAAGGGTAAGAAAAATTATTTAAATGGTTATCCGGCAATCAATCCGGATGGTTCTGTAAACGTGGTCGTAGAGATTCCGGCAGGGTCCAGGGATAAATGGGAAGTTGCCAAGGATGAAGGCGATCTGAGGTGGGAATTTAGTGATGGCAAACCACGAGTCGTGAATTATTTGGCTTATCCCGGTAATTATGGCATGATCCCCCAAACCCTGCTTCCTAAAAATTTGGGCGGTGATGGCGACCCCTTGGATGTGATTATTTTGGGGTCTGCAATTTCCCGGGGTGATGTGGTAACCGCTAAAATTATCGGCGTGTTAAAATTATTGGACGATGGTGAACAAGATGACAAGCTCATTGCCGTTCGACCCATTGACCAGCTGGGAGCCGTTAATAATCTTTCCGAGCTAAAAAATAAATATCCCGGCATAACGGATATTCTTGAAACCTGGTTTACCCACTACAAAGGCAAAGGCCGCATACAATCCCTTGGCTTTGATGATGTGGATAAAGCCAAAGAAATCTTAAATGAAGCTGCAAAAGCTTATCAAATGGTGCTTTCATCCAAATAA
- a CDS encoding ABC transporter permease: AKYFPDQDPVGQTIRFNNKQDFLITGLMKNVPPNSYMRFNFLASFSSLEADNNQYLDDWRSHAIHAYFLFKEDVIPEAVEARFPSFINTYIEEQYRGRYQPRLQAFKDIHLNDDLSGEWGDTLEPVYIYIFVAVALFILLIACINFMNMTTARSANRAKEVGLRKVMGAFRPQLIRQFLAESVVISFIALFFAIVFVEFAVPWFNSLTDGDRQIAIHYFDNQFYLFSIFAITLFVGILAGSYPAFFLSRFKPITVLKGALSDGIKGSKLRKALVVTQFSIAIIMIIVNFLLIKQIDYLKTKDLGFEKNNIIYFFQPENSTYDRKQTIRNELLQHPTIHSVFLASNEPGDGAMPGRFLPQGTNETDGMMLKNIAVDHNYFPTLKIEFVAGRNFSTDFASDTTDAVIINETAARQFGWENPIGKTIEWLNADSGSKSRIVIGVVKDFNFENLNQPIKPLIAHFTPKYLRRFYMSVEPGTKKEAYTFLQDQWKIYDPNNPHYHYFLDVDLAVEYQFEEIIAGLLEKFTILTIFIACLGLLSLASFTAEQRTKEIGIRKVPGASIPNIITMLSSEFLKLILLANLFAWPLAYVAMDLWLRESFAYHISIGLWSFILCGVAALLMALFTIGYQAIKAALSNPIDALKYE; the protein is encoded by the coding sequence TATTCATGCATATTTTCTTTTTAAAGAGGATGTTATACCTGAAGCAGTAGAAGCGCGTTTCCCAAGTTTTATCAACACATACATTGAAGAGCAATACCGAGGTAGATACCAACCACGATTGCAAGCTTTTAAAGATATACATTTAAACGATGACCTATCCGGAGAGTGGGGTGACACACTAGAGCCGGTATATATTTATATTTTTGTCGCTGTGGCGCTGTTTATTCTTTTAATCGCCTGTATCAATTTTATGAACATGACTACTGCCAGATCAGCCAATCGAGCCAAAGAAGTCGGTTTAAGAAAAGTCATGGGCGCTTTCCGACCGCAGTTAATTCGCCAGTTCCTGGCAGAATCGGTAGTCATATCGTTCATCGCATTATTTTTTGCCATCGTATTTGTCGAATTTGCAGTCCCCTGGTTTAATAGTTTAACAGACGGCGATAGACAAATAGCCATTCATTATTTTGACAATCAATTTTATTTATTTTCAATATTTGCAATCACGCTCTTCGTTGGTATTCTTGCCGGAAGCTACCCGGCTTTTTTCCTTTCCAGGTTTAAACCGATTACAGTCCTAAAAGGCGCCCTATCTGATGGGATCAAGGGTTCGAAGCTGCGGAAAGCGCTTGTGGTTACGCAATTCAGCATTGCAATCATAATGATTATTGTGAATTTCTTGTTGATTAAACAGATCGATTATCTAAAAACAAAGGATCTGGGGTTTGAAAAAAACAACATTATTTATTTCTTCCAGCCTGAAAACAGTACCTACGACAGGAAACAAACCATAAGAAATGAACTGCTGCAACATCCAACAATCCATAGTGTTTTCTTAGCTTCAAATGAACCAGGCGATGGTGCCATGCCCGGTCGTTTTTTACCGCAAGGTACCAATGAAACAGATGGAATGATGTTAAAAAATATTGCTGTAGACCATAACTATTTTCCGACTTTGAAAATCGAATTCGTTGCCGGCCGGAATTTTTCTACAGATTTTGCTTCTGATACGACAGATGCTGTGATCATTAATGAAACCGCTGCCAGACAATTCGGTTGGGAAAATCCTATAGGAAAAACCATTGAATGGCTCAACGCTGATTCCGGATCAAAATCAAGAATCGTGATTGGTGTTGTGAAGGATTTTAATTTTGAGAATTTAAACCAACCCATCAAGCCATTGATCGCTCATTTCACCCCAAAATATCTACGGCGATTCTATATGAGTGTCGAACCTGGCACAAAAAAAGAAGCCTATACATTTTTGCAAGATCAGTGGAAAATTTACGATCCGAACAATCCTCATTATCATTATTTTTTGGATGTCGACCTTGCAGTCGAGTACCAATTTGAGGAAATTATTGCGGGACTATTGGAAAAATTTACGATTCTTACGATCTTCATTGCCTGTCTTGGCTTATTATCATTAGCCTCTTTCACCGCTGAACAACGAACGAAGGAAATCGGTATCCGAAAAGTGCCTGGCGCAAGTATTCCCAATATTATTACAATGCTTTCCAGTGAATTTCTAAAACTGATTCTCCTTGCCAATCTTTTTGCATGGCCGCTGGCTTATGTAGCTATGGATCTTTGGTTAAGGGAATCTTTTGCTTACCACATAAGTATTGGATTATGGTCTTTTATACTTTGTGGCGTTGCAGCTTTGTTGATGGCCTTGTTCACAATAGGATACCAGGCGATTAAAGCTGCACTTTCAAATCCTATAGATGCATTGAAGTATGAGTGA